The Musa acuminata AAA Group cultivar baxijiao chromosome BXJ1-3, Cavendish_Baxijiao_AAA, whole genome shotgun sequence genome window below encodes:
- the LOC135634404 gene encoding protein WEAK CHLOROPLAST MOVEMENT UNDER BLUE LIGHT 1-like, with translation MGSEVTASGRLHTMAERRAELMGQAIFLESDQRKKLLLHISALNEALFSSTLAAIEADKERSASFFRMEAELHITKEALAQSHDKLEGMKDHLDMMNNMENELFAKMIQVDYLQSELKQLEELYSACSRFALDAVNDANQLASEMETPEGARSKYSSYLALMEAEKKRMRNELQSERDKVIDLNCQIELLSSRTQTLKHEMSEMRGREMDLEEEIATLKADLHRSGARRILAAEAAEARATSSQSGLYIAVQELALETKSSKMESQVQKKDAESEMEMDDKADYATETKRGKSDIIDGYGGMAILAKESNSLTQETGKAMGIADSPRSSGLERTSDADMLNEELEAATSRINDLRSNLEEATRRAELAEKAKAAIEDQLRKWRAEQTQRRVAADALTKQRPKKDSNNGKRSTCTPSLPKSVLRHHADGSPPDFDGTHLNYVPLAKVLNMKL, from the coding sequence ATGGGATCTGAGGTCACTGCTTCAGGACGATTACATACTATGGCAGAAAGAAGAGCTGAGTTGATGGGGCAAGCAATTTTCTTAGAGAGTGATCAGAGAAAGAAGTTATTGCTGCACATTTCAGCACTAAATGAAGCCCTTTTTTCCTCTACACTGGCAGCCATTGAAGCAGATAAGGAGAGGTCTGCTTCCTTTTTCAGAATGGAAGCAGAGTTGCACATTACTAAAGAGGCACTTGCTCAATCACATGATAAGCTAGAAGGGATGAAAGATCACTTGGATATGATGAATAACATGGAGAATGAACTATTCGCAAAAATGATACAAGTTGATTATTTGCAATCTGAACTGAAGCAATTAGAAGAGTTGTATAGTGCATGCTCGAGATTTGCTTTAGACGCTGTTAACGATGCAAACCAGCTTGCTTCGGAGATGGAAACACCAGAAGGGGCAAGATCCAAGTATTCAAGCTATCTTGCCTTGATGGAAGCCGAAAAAAAGAGAATGCGCAACGAGCTTCAGAGTGAGAGAGATAAAGTGATTGATCTAAATTGCCAGATCGAGCTTCTTTCCAGTAGAACGCAAACACTGAAACACGAGATGTCTGAAATGAGGGGAAGAGAAATGGATCTTGAGGAAGAAATTGCGACACTGAAAGCAGATCTTCACAGAAGCGGGGCAAGAAGAATTTTAGCTGCTGAGGCTGCCGAAGCAAGGGCTACGAGTTCTCAATCTGGGTTGTATATTGCTGTGCAGGAACTAGCATTAGAAACTAAATCATCTAAGATGGAATCTCAAGTACAAAAGAAGGATGCAGAATCTGAAATGGAGATGGATGATAAAGCTGATTATGCAACTGAAACTAAACGTGGAAAGAGCGATATCATTGATGGTTATGGTGGAATGGCAATCTTAGCCAAGGAAAGCAATTCCTTAACCCAGGAGACCGGGAAAGCCATGGGAATTGCAGATTCTCCTCGCTCTTCTGGATTGGAACGAACTTCCGACGCTGACATGTTAAACGAAGAGCTGGAAGCTGCAACCTCCAGAATCAATGATTTGAGATCCAACCTGGAAGAGGCAACAAGAAGAGCCGAGCTGGCCGAGAAAGCTAAAGCAGCAATCGAGGATCAGCTGAGGAAGTGGAGAGCAGAGCAGACACAGAGAAGGGTTGCTGCAGATGCACTCACCAAGCAACGTCCGAAGAAAGACAGCAACAATGGCAAGCGCTCCACTTGCACCCCATCACTGCCTAAATCAGTGCTTCGTCACCATGCAGATGGTTCTCCTCCGGATTTCGATGGAACACACCTCAATTATGTCCCTCTTGCTAAGGTTCTCAACATGAAACTCTAA